One window of Chloroflexus aggregans DSM 9485 genomic DNA carries:
- a CDS encoding diguanylate cyclase has product MDGSCQLAVLVSPSGEVVACSEALRPLLPDVTPLLPDLVHAEPENEVLLQGRRYTVTRQPLLNEAGTTFAFLIALQAVSVRRADHRLSEMVIAISSKLDIEHVLEQVVRFAMELLDADAGSLPLYDPERERLTIGHLVNLPVNTLTPIVTQRRGLMWQLIKQRTSILIADYPNHPVALPELVHRGVRSLLATSIVYGNTPLGILALYRMRDEPFQESDRDILQAIALQTAIALHSSRMYQRAMRNADERYALYQASLEMGATLDLEQLYQAIHRAVSRLVRHSRFMIATLVDQRTAEYVYVYTPDGRQPVQRWPVTHGLAGYVLRFGVSLRLSGAQMLAVPGAQPLPELEGNLAEGSFMATPLIVDDRIIGALVVGSDQRDVYAMSDLSALELLAATVAGALHNAMRFAHIQSLTITDVLTELVNRRHFFQILHHEIERSRRYRTPVSIAMIDLDHFKQVNDTYGHVVGDKLLREVALRCRRYVRDVDILARYGGEEYGLILPETRYESALLAAERLRQHVMSVPFTIDGHLISMTLSIGVASFQADVHPDPSSLVVDADRALYLAKQRGRNCVCGTKELSRYAEP; this is encoded by the coding sequence ATGGATGGTTCTTGTCAGCTTGCGGTACTGGTTTCACCGTCCGGTGAGGTAGTAGCTTGCAGCGAAGCCCTACGTCCATTATTACCTGACGTTACTCCTCTCTTACCTGATCTGGTGCATGCTGAGCCGGAAAACGAAGTATTGTTGCAAGGTCGTCGTTATACCGTTACCCGCCAACCGTTGTTGAACGAAGCAGGCACGACGTTTGCCTTCCTGATCGCTTTGCAAGCCGTGTCTGTTCGCCGTGCCGATCATCGGTTAAGCGAGATGGTGATTGCTATTTCGAGTAAGCTCGATATCGAACACGTGTTGGAGCAAGTGGTGCGTTTTGCGATGGAGCTGCTCGACGCCGATGCCGGTTCGTTGCCGCTCTACGATCCCGAACGTGAACGGTTAACCATCGGCCATCTGGTCAACCTGCCGGTTAATACCCTTACTCCGATTGTGACACAGCGGCGTGGTTTGATGTGGCAGCTCATCAAGCAACGAACGTCGATTCTTATTGCCGATTATCCCAACCATCCGGTAGCGCTGCCCGAACTGGTTCATCGTGGGGTGCGCTCATTACTGGCAACATCGATCGTCTATGGCAATACACCGTTGGGGATTCTCGCCCTCTACCGTATGCGTGATGAGCCGTTCCAGGAATCGGATCGTGACATCTTGCAGGCCATTGCCCTCCAGACGGCGATTGCTCTGCATAGTTCACGAATGTATCAGCGGGCTATGCGCAATGCCGATGAGCGGTATGCGCTGTACCAGGCTAGTCTGGAGATGGGGGCTACCCTCGACCTCGAACAACTGTATCAAGCCATTCATCGTGCTGTATCGCGTCTGGTTCGTCATAGCCGATTTATGATTGCAACGCTCGTCGATCAACGGACGGCCGAATATGTCTATGTGTATACACCAGATGGTCGTCAACCGGTACAACGCTGGCCGGTGACACACGGCTTAGCCGGCTATGTTTTACGGTTTGGGGTATCGTTGCGCTTATCAGGTGCGCAGATGCTAGCGGTGCCCGGCGCCCAGCCATTGCCCGAGCTTGAAGGCAATCTGGCAGAGGGATCGTTTATGGCAACACCGTTGATCGTTGATGATCGTATCATTGGTGCGTTGGTTGTCGGTAGCGATCAGCGCGATGTCTATGCGATGTCCGATCTGAGCGCACTCGAATTGCTGGCCGCAACCGTTGCAGGAGCATTGCACAACGCCATGCGCTTTGCCCACATCCAGTCGTTGACGATTACTGATGTGTTGACCGAACTGGTGAATCGCCGGCATTTCTTCCAAATCCTCCACCACGAGATCGAGCGGTCGCGCCGTTATCGCACACCGGTGAGCATTGCGATGATTGATCTCGACCATTTTAAGCAGGTGAACGACACATACGGTCATGTCGTCGGTGATAAATTGTTACGCGAGGTAGCCTTGCGTTGCCGTCGGTATGTGCGTGATGTCGATATTTTGGCCCGCTATGGTGGCGAGGAATATGGCTTGATCTTGCCGGAAACACGATACGAATCGGCTTTGTTGGCTGCCGAGCGGTTGCGTCAGCATGTCATGTCCGTCCCTTTTACCATTGATGGTCATCTCATCTCGATGACCTTGAGTATTGGGGTTGCCAGTTTTCAGGCCGATGTTCATCCTGATCCATCTTCATTAGTCGTTGATGCCGACCGGGCGCTTTACCTGGCCAAACAACGTGGGCGCAATTGTGTCTGCGGCACGAAGGAGTTGTCTCGCTATGCCGAACCCTGA
- the ltaE gene encoding low-specificity L-threonine aldolase yields the protein MEGYVVSDAESMADRIDLRSDTVTLPGPAMRAAMADAVLGDDVYGEDPTVNALERLAAEMVGKEAAVLVPSGTMGNLAALLAHCQRGQRVILGSESHIYHYEAGGASALGGLVYHPLPNTADGRIDLDLLEVAATKVDDAHFAPPGVICLENTHNRCGGVVLTPDYLARVHALARAHDLPLHLDGARIFNAAIALGVPVTALTAHVDTVMFCLSKGLAAPIGSLVAGPASVIKRVRRVRKMLGGGMRQAGVIAAAGIVALNQMIDRLAVDHANARLLAAGLAELPGIQIDLNRVQTNIVRFTFVHPRLSVSEFLAALRTRGILMGSMGSTSIRAVTHYGIERSHIEHVIAVAAELLA from the coding sequence ATGGAAGGCTATGTTGTGTCTGATGCCGAATCGATGGCAGATCGGATCGATCTGCGGAGCGATACGGTAACACTGCCTGGCCCGGCGATGCGAGCGGCAATGGCTGATGCCGTGCTCGGTGATGATGTGTACGGTGAGGATCCGACGGTCAATGCGCTCGAGCGTTTGGCCGCCGAAATGGTCGGTAAAGAGGCGGCAGTATTGGTTCCGAGCGGGACAATGGGGAATCTGGCGGCGCTACTCGCTCATTGTCAGCGCGGGCAACGGGTGATCCTCGGCAGCGAAAGCCACATCTATCATTACGAAGCCGGTGGTGCGAGTGCGTTGGGTGGGTTGGTGTACCATCCGTTGCCTAACACTGCTGATGGCCGAATCGATCTTGATCTGTTGGAAGTTGCAGCCACGAAGGTAGACGACGCCCATTTTGCCCCGCCCGGTGTGATTTGCCTCGAGAACACCCATAACCGGTGCGGTGGTGTGGTATTAACTCCTGATTATCTGGCCCGGGTACACGCCTTGGCCCGTGCGCACGATCTGCCGTTGCATCTTGACGGTGCGCGCATTTTTAATGCGGCAATCGCGTTGGGTGTGCCGGTTACGGCCTTGACCGCTCACGTCGATACGGTGATGTTCTGTCTCTCGAAGGGATTGGCAGCGCCGATTGGCTCGCTGGTGGCCGGTCCGGCGTCGGTGATCAAACGGGTACGGCGGGTACGAAAGATGCTGGGGGGCGGAATGCGGCAAGCAGGTGTGATCGCCGCTGCCGGTATCGTCGCTCTGAACCAGATGATCGACCGGTTGGCCGTCGATCACGCCAATGCTCGTTTACTGGCCGCCGGTTTGGCCGAATTGCCTGGGATTCAGATTGATCTGAACAGAGTGCAGACCAATATTGTCCGCTTTACCTTTGTCCATCCCCGGTTGAGTGTGAGTGAGTTTCTGGCCGCACTGCGGACACGGGGAATCTTGATGGGAAGTATGGGTTCAACCAGTATTCGTGCAGTGACCCATTATGGGATCGAGCGGTCGCATATCGAGCATGTGATCGCGGTAGCTGCTGAGTTGTTGGCGTAG
- the ilvA gene encoding threonine ammonia-lyase, biosynthetic: MPNPDFAYVQRILTSRVYDVVKETPLHFAPLLSERLGTKIFFKREDLLPIFSFKLRGAYNRMAHLSPAEKERGVITASAGNHAQGVAYSGQQLGIRTLIVMPVTTPEIKVAACRRRNAEVVLYGDSYSDAEAYAYRLQQELGLTFIHPYDDPLVIAGQGTIGLEISQQMRAERYRVFVPVGGGGLIAGIAIFLKSINPNIEIIAVEPDDSDAMYQSVRAGYRVTLDQVGIFVDGVAVRRVGEHTFAIVQRYVDDFVRVTTDEVCAAIKDVFEDTRAIMEPAGALAVAGLKRYSAEHGADLPVVALTCGANMNFDRLRHVAERAEIGERREALFAVTIPERPGSFKQFCRVIGPHNITEFNYRYAPRPDANVFVGIQLTDARQRHELADRLRQAGYTVVDLTNDELAIIHLRHMVGGRAPEATDERLFSFEFPERPGALLQFLESLDASWNISLFHYRNHGSAHGRVLAGIQVPDADLDRFYASLSRLGYPYREQSDNPAYHLFLK, encoded by the coding sequence ATGCCGAACCCTGATTTTGCCTACGTGCAACGTATTCTCACCAGTCGAGTATACGATGTGGTGAAAGAGACTCCATTGCACTTTGCACCGTTATTGAGTGAGCGGCTTGGCACAAAGATTTTTTTTAAGCGTGAGGATCTCCTCCCAATCTTCTCGTTTAAGCTGCGTGGTGCCTACAACCGTATGGCCCATCTTAGCCCTGCCGAGAAGGAGCGGGGTGTGATTACGGCTTCGGCCGGTAATCACGCCCAAGGGGTGGCTTATTCTGGCCAGCAGTTGGGCATTCGCACGCTGATCGTGATGCCGGTGACAACGCCGGAGATTAAAGTTGCCGCCTGCCGTCGTCGTAATGCCGAGGTCGTGCTCTACGGCGATAGCTATAGTGACGCCGAAGCCTACGCTTACCGCTTACAACAAGAGTTGGGGCTGACGTTTATCCATCCCTATGACGATCCGTTGGTGATTGCCGGCCAGGGGACGATTGGACTCGAGATTTCGCAGCAGATGCGGGCTGAGCGCTATCGGGTTTTTGTGCCGGTTGGTGGCGGCGGTTTGATCGCCGGAATTGCCATCTTTCTCAAGAGCATCAACCCCAATATCGAGATTATCGCCGTTGAGCCAGATGATTCCGATGCGATGTATCAGAGCGTGCGGGCCGGTTATCGGGTGACGCTCGATCAAGTTGGCATTTTTGTTGATGGCGTAGCGGTGCGGCGCGTCGGCGAGCATACCTTTGCGATTGTGCAGCGCTACGTTGATGATTTTGTCCGCGTTACGACCGATGAGGTGTGCGCGGCGATTAAGGATGTGTTTGAGGATACGCGCGCAATTATGGAGCCGGCGGGGGCGTTGGCTGTTGCCGGTTTGAAGCGATATAGTGCCGAACACGGTGCCGATCTGCCGGTGGTTGCACTGACGTGCGGTGCGAATATGAACTTTGATCGCCTGCGCCACGTTGCCGAACGGGCCGAGATCGGTGAACGGCGCGAGGCACTGTTTGCCGTGACCATTCCCGAACGACCCGGTTCGTTTAAACAGTTTTGCCGGGTGATCGGGCCGCACAATATCACCGAGTTCAACTATCGCTATGCACCGCGTCCCGATGCCAACGTCTTTGTCGGTATCCAATTGACCGACGCGCGTCAGCGCCATGAACTGGCCGATCGGTTGCGTCAGGCCGGCTATACCGTCGTTGACTTGACCAACGATGAGTTGGCGATTATCCATCTGCGCCATATGGTTGGGGGACGCGCACCGGAAGCAACCGATGAGCGTCTCTTCTCGTTCGAGTTTCCCGAACGACCGGGGGCGTTGTTGCAGTTTCTCGAATCGCTCGATGCCTCGTGGAATATTAGTCTGTTCCACTACCGCAATCACGGCAGCGCCCATGGTCGGGTGCTGGCCGGGATTCAGGTGCCTGATGCTGACCTTGATCGGTTTTACGCTTCATTGTCG
- a CDS encoding magnesium chelatase subunit H — MHFVVLTIDGNHRPALLAAADRLRREHKVTLSLAVYDAATLRDAAGWAQLDRDLAIADFVFGARLFSEELVRPLAERLAHYEKPTLIITSNPALIRCTRIGGFSLRRESDTEPGPLRRWVQKLRPQGGAGEARRQLAILRNLSKVLKVIPGTSRDLYTYITSHQYWLNASPENLYRLLCVLIARYGPQPRPKLPQLDPLSYPETALYHPDAPELFASLNDYRRWRGKRIPKGGSVGILTLRTVVLSGNTPHIDALARAIEARGLEARIAYAAGLDLRPLLDKELADVDVLVNATGFALVGGPAESQPQQAAEALTRFDRPYLGLVPLAFQRIDDWRADDNGLTPVQQALSVAIPELEGAAEPLIFGGPAADGQRFAPASAEIEQIADRIVRRVALRRMPNAQKRLAIVIYNFPPALGTVGTAAYLDVFASLYHLLKALATDGYHVEVPHSVDELRHLLLADGPAQGADAHIADWLSADEYRRLFPAYTEIEPYWGPAPGELWRDQRGIRILGRQFGNVFIGVQPSFGYERDPMRLLLAKDAAPNHAFAAFYTWITHKFRADAVIHLGTHGAMEFMPGKQVGLSARCWPLRLIGPLPNFYVYSVNNPSEAAIAKRRGAATLVSYLVPPVQQAGLYKGLRVLRDTIDQYERQPDPALLADLRDRAAQLGIPMANSGDDQADVAGLAHELLRIEQRMIPLGLHVLGQPPAPAELADFLWLYASLQPGGGLPTLIAQGMRIDYQQLCARLSSDLAAQQQMRAIEARGRAAMLAYAEAPNAEAGAHAAAAHLADLVPAAALKPLWPKLAELRAGLLANNELRNLLHGLRGGFIPPSPSNDAVRNPAVLPTGRNLFALDPYRVPTPVSMQRGEALANELLARLRAEQGAWPQSIAIVLWGTDNLKSDCEGVAQVLALIGARPVIDELGNVADVALRPLTELGRPRIDVVVTVSGIFRDLLGNQMRLIDRAAYLAATADEPAEWNFIRAHALAQVAETGISLEEAAIRVFANAPGSYGANVNFLVESGTWESEDQLSDAFLSRKSFVRTANGQWREARGLLEGALRHVQATFQNIDSFEVGLTDIDNYYENLGGIAKSVERIRGNAPPVLVADAISSPGASRIASIETMLRLETRAKLLNPKWHEAMLAHGFAGVREIEARVGHTYGWSATANAVEGWIYDEIAATYALDDAMRERMAALNPSATAGVVRRLLEAAGRGFWAADEATLNRLQEIYQDLEDRLEGITEERSVG; from the coding sequence ATGCACTTCGTGGTTCTAACTATCGACGGTAATCATCGCCCGGCGCTGCTGGCAGCCGCCGACCGTCTTCGGCGCGAACACAAGGTTACGCTGAGCCTGGCGGTGTACGATGCGGCGACTCTGCGTGATGCAGCGGGATGGGCACAGCTCGATCGTGATTTAGCGATTGCCGATTTTGTCTTTGGCGCACGACTATTTAGTGAAGAGTTGGTGCGTCCGCTGGCCGAACGGCTGGCCCACTACGAAAAGCCAACCCTGATTATTACCTCCAACCCGGCATTGATCCGCTGTACCCGCATCGGAGGCTTCTCCCTGCGTCGCGAGAGCGATACCGAGCCGGGACCACTACGACGGTGGGTGCAAAAACTCCGTCCTCAAGGCGGGGCCGGTGAAGCGCGGCGCCAGTTGGCAATTTTGCGCAACCTGAGCAAGGTGTTGAAGGTTATTCCCGGCACGTCACGTGATCTCTATACCTATATCACCAGCCACCAGTATTGGCTGAACGCTTCGCCGGAAAACCTCTACCGTTTGCTCTGTGTCTTGATCGCACGCTACGGCCCGCAGCCGCGCCCAAAGCTCCCCCAGCTCGATCCGCTGAGTTACCCTGAAACCGCACTGTACCATCCTGATGCACCGGAGTTATTTGCCTCACTGAACGATTATCGCCGTTGGCGCGGTAAGCGTATTCCCAAGGGTGGCAGCGTTGGCATCTTGACCCTGCGCACGGTTGTCCTGAGTGGTAATACACCTCACATTGATGCGCTGGCAAGGGCCATCGAGGCCCGTGGGCTAGAGGCTCGCATTGCCTACGCCGCCGGTCTCGATCTACGACCGCTGCTCGATAAAGAGCTGGCCGATGTTGATGTATTGGTCAATGCAACCGGCTTTGCCCTGGTTGGTGGTCCTGCCGAGAGCCAACCGCAGCAAGCTGCCGAGGCCCTCACCCGCTTCGACCGACCGTATCTGGGGTTGGTGCCCTTGGCTTTTCAGCGTATCGATGACTGGCGCGCCGATGATAACGGTCTCACGCCGGTGCAGCAGGCCTTAAGTGTGGCGATTCCCGAACTCGAAGGTGCTGCCGAACCGTTGATCTTCGGTGGGCCGGCAGCCGACGGGCAGCGCTTCGCACCGGCTTCAGCCGAAATCGAACAAATTGCCGACCGGATCGTCCGTCGGGTTGCGTTGCGACGCATGCCCAATGCGCAGAAGCGGCTGGCAATTGTCATCTATAACTTCCCCCCGGCTCTTGGTACCGTTGGTACGGCGGCCTATCTCGATGTGTTTGCCAGTCTGTATCACCTGCTCAAAGCCCTCGCTACCGATGGTTATCACGTTGAGGTGCCACACAGTGTCGATGAACTGCGCCATCTGTTGTTGGCCGATGGCCCGGCACAAGGGGCCGATGCCCACATCGCCGATTGGCTGAGCGCCGATGAGTATCGCCGTCTCTTCCCGGCCTATACCGAGATCGAACCGTATTGGGGTCCGGCGCCGGGTGAATTGTGGCGAGATCAGCGCGGTATTCGGATTCTTGGCCGCCAGTTTGGCAATGTGTTTATCGGAGTGCAGCCCAGTTTCGGTTACGAACGTGACCCGATGCGGTTGCTCCTCGCCAAAGATGCTGCGCCGAACCATGCTTTTGCCGCTTTCTACACATGGATTACGCACAAATTCCGGGCCGATGCGGTGATCCATCTTGGCACCCATGGCGCGATGGAGTTTATGCCCGGTAAGCAAGTTGGACTGAGCGCGCGTTGCTGGCCGCTGCGCTTAATCGGTCCACTCCCTAACTTTTATGTCTATAGCGTCAACAACCCCAGCGAAGCAGCGATTGCGAAACGACGCGGGGCGGCGACGCTGGTCAGCTATCTCGTTCCGCCGGTACAACAGGCCGGTCTCTACAAGGGGTTACGGGTGTTACGAGATACCATCGACCAGTACGAACGCCAACCCGATCCTGCGCTGCTGGCCGATTTGCGTGATCGGGCAGCGCAACTAGGTATTCCAATGGCGAACAGTGGTGATGACCAGGCCGACGTGGCCGGTCTTGCCCACGAGCTGCTACGCATCGAGCAGCGTATGATCCCGCTCGGCTTGCACGTCCTTGGGCAACCACCTGCACCGGCGGAACTGGCCGACTTTTTGTGGCTCTACGCCAGCCTCCAACCCGGTGGTGGTTTACCGACCCTGATTGCCCAAGGTATGCGGATCGATTATCAACAGCTTTGTGCGCGGCTGAGCAGTGATCTGGCGGCACAACAGCAGATGCGCGCGATAGAGGCGCGCGGGAGAGCGGCAATGCTGGCCTATGCCGAAGCACCGAACGCTGAAGCCGGCGCCCATGCTGCTGCAGCGCACCTTGCCGATCTCGTACCGGCGGCGGCCTTGAAGCCCCTGTGGCCAAAATTGGCCGAATTACGCGCCGGCTTGCTCGCCAATAACGAGTTACGCAACTTGTTGCACGGCCTACGCGGTGGTTTCATTCCGCCATCGCCCAGCAACGACGCAGTACGCAACCCGGCCGTTCTCCCAACCGGTCGGAACCTCTTTGCCCTCGATCCGTATCGCGTACCCACCCCGGTATCGATGCAGCGTGGCGAAGCGTTGGCAAACGAACTACTCGCCCGTCTCCGCGCTGAGCAAGGCGCTTGGCCGCAGAGCATCGCAATTGTACTGTGGGGTACCGATAACCTTAAGAGTGATTGCGAAGGGGTCGCACAGGTCTTGGCCCTGATCGGCGCCCGTCCGGTGATCGACGAACTCGGTAACGTGGCAGATGTTGCGCTGCGTCCGCTGACCGAACTCGGTCGCCCCCGTATTGACGTGGTTGTGACGGTGAGCGGTATTTTCCGCGACCTGCTCGGCAACCAGATGCGCTTGATCGACCGCGCCGCGTATCTGGCCGCTACCGCCGACGAACCGGCAGAGTGGAACTTCATCCGCGCCCACGCGCTGGCCCAAGTGGCCGAGACGGGCATCTCGCTGGAAGAAGCAGCGATCCGCGTGTTCGCCAATGCTCCCGGTAGCTACGGCGCCAATGTCAACTTTCTCGTTGAGAGTGGGACATGGGAAAGTGAAGATCAGCTCAGCGATGCCTTCTTGTCGCGTAAGAGCTTCGTCCGCACTGCCAATGGTCAATGGCGCGAAGCACGTGGTCTCCTTGAAGGAGCGTTACGGCACGTCCAAGCCACGTTCCAAAACATTGATAGTTTTGAAGTTGGTCTCACCGACATCGACAACTACTACGAGAATCTCGGTGGGATCGCCAAGAGTGTAGAACGGATTCGTGGTAATGCACCACCGGTATTGGTTGCCGATGCGATCAGTTCACCCGGCGCGAGCCGCATCGCCTCGATTGAGACGATGCTACGGCTTGAAACACGGGCCAAGCTGCTCAACCCCAAGTGGCACGAAGCAATGCTGGCCCACGGCTTTGCCGGTGTCCGTGAGATCGAGGCGCGCGTCGGTCATACCTACGGTTGGAGCGCCACGGCCAACGCCGTCGAAGGGTGGATCTACGATGAGATCGCCGCTACCTATGCCCTCGACGATGCAATGCGTGAGCGGATGGCCGCCCTCAACCCATCTGCTACCGCCGGCGTTGTTCGCCGTCTCCTCGAAGCTGCCGGACGTGGCTTTTGGGCTGCTGATGAAGCAACACTCAACCGCCTGCAAGAGATTTATCAAGATCTCGAAGATCGGCTAGAAGGCATTACCGAAGAGAGGAGTGTAGGATGA
- the bchM gene encoding magnesium protoporphyrin IX methyltransferase, translating into MLEVSQHKAQLRDYFNGLGFERWSAIYGNAPLSLVRQSIREGHNRMLAVADTWLADQPHPTTALDVGCGVGLFSLMLARRGYRVRAVDIAPQMVAATQRAALAAGFADRIECSEADIESLQEPAQVVACFDVLIHYPQPLFGQLCTHLARLTEHTLLLTYAPYNSLLAALHWIGGWFPHSQRRTEIQMIRDREVMEILTRAGLRVHRLHPIRSRFYHVTLIEARRR; encoded by the coding sequence GTGCTTGAGGTCTCGCAGCACAAAGCTCAATTGCGCGACTATTTCAACGGTTTGGGCTTTGAACGCTGGTCGGCAATTTACGGCAACGCCCCCCTCTCCCTTGTCCGCCAAAGTATTCGGGAAGGGCATAACCGGATGCTGGCTGTGGCCGATACCTGGTTAGCCGATCAACCGCACCCAACTACTGCCCTCGATGTTGGCTGTGGCGTAGGCTTATTTAGCCTCATGCTGGCCCGCCGTGGCTATCGGGTTCGGGCAGTCGATATTGCGCCGCAAATGGTCGCTGCTACCCAACGTGCCGCACTCGCAGCCGGTTTCGCCGATCGGATTGAGTGCAGTGAAGCCGATATCGAGTCATTGCAGGAGCCGGCACAGGTGGTTGCCTGCTTTGATGTGTTGATCCACTATCCGCAACCCCTCTTCGGTCAGCTCTGCACCCATCTTGCCCGGCTCACCGAGCATACCCTGCTGCTGACCTACGCACCGTACAATTCGTTGCTCGCCGCGTTGCATTGGATCGGTGGTTGGTTCCCACATAGCCAGCGCCGTACCGAGATCCAGATGATCCGTGACCGTGAAGTGATGGAGATTCTCACCCGCGCCGGTCTGCGCGTCCATCGCCTCCATCCGATTCGTAGTCGGTTTTATCACGTTACCTTGATCGAGGCCCGCCGCAGATGA
- the acsF gene encoding magnesium-protoporphyrin IX monomethyl ester (oxidative) cyclase produces the protein MFWINPLMMEMPGEFSRTTRHALKEAILSPRFYTTDFKAIDKLEIDRNGLRDEFDWIRDEFAYDYNRTHFRRTDEFLQNFDDMPERDAFIDFLERSCTAEFSGCLLYAEMVKHLHDPTLRAIFKYMSRDEGRHAGFLNRTMADLNVALDLTVLQKRKKYTYFQPKFIFYSVYLSEKIGYSRYINIYRHLEQNPQYCIHPIFKWFEQWCNDEYRHGEFFALLMRSQPEMLEGANRRWIRFFLLAVYATMYLNDARRANFYAALGLNWRDYDQKVIRLCNDIATQVYPETMNLDDPRFFGYMDKLVEYDRKLRELEGRKDPVALAQSTRLKAAIALRLLAIYRLPTRKTTEAIRWKGLPGFPNYPGPNRPQRVAAAD, from the coding sequence ATGTTTTGGATCAACCCGTTGATGATGGAAATGCCCGGTGAGTTCAGTCGCACGACCCGCCATGCCCTCAAAGAGGCCATTCTCTCACCTCGGTTCTACACCACCGATTTCAAAGCCATCGACAAACTTGAAATCGATCGCAACGGTCTGCGCGACGAATTCGACTGGATTCGCGACGAGTTTGCCTACGATTACAACCGCACGCACTTCCGCCGCACTGACGAGTTTCTGCAAAACTTTGATGATATGCCTGAACGCGATGCGTTCATCGATTTTCTCGAGCGCTCATGCACGGCTGAGTTTAGCGGTTGTCTGCTCTATGCCGAGATGGTCAAGCATTTACACGATCCAACCTTACGGGCCATCTTTAAGTATATGAGCCGAGACGAAGGTCGCCATGCCGGTTTTCTGAACCGCACAATGGCCGATCTGAATGTCGCCCTCGATCTTACCGTCTTGCAGAAGCGCAAGAAATACACCTACTTCCAACCCAAGTTTATCTTCTACTCGGTGTATCTCTCGGAGAAAATAGGCTATTCGCGCTACATTAACATCTACCGTCACCTGGAACAGAACCCGCAATACTGCATCCACCCGATCTTTAAATGGTTCGAGCAGTGGTGCAACGATGAGTATCGTCACGGCGAGTTCTTTGCACTCCTGATGCGCTCGCAACCGGAAATGCTCGAAGGAGCCAACCGACGCTGGATTCGCTTCTTCTTGCTCGCCGTCTATGCGACGATGTATCTGAATGATGCCCGCCGAGCCAATTTCTACGCCGCTCTCGGCCTTAACTGGCGCGATTACGACCAGAAGGTCATTCGGCTGTGCAACGATATTGCCACGCAAGTCTATCCAGAAACGATGAACCTCGACGATCCGCGGTTCTTTGGTTATATGGACAAGCTGGTTGAATACGACCGCAAACTGCGTGAACTGGAGGGACGCAAAGACCCGGTAGCGCTGGCGCAATCGACCCGGCTCAAGGCAGCGATTGCGCTCCGCTTGCTGGCGATCTACCGGCTGCCTACCCGTAAGACAACCGAGGCGATTCGCTGGAAGGGGTTACCCGGCTTCCCCAACTACCCCGGCCCCAATCGGCCACAGCGCGTCGCAGCAGCAGATTGA